Genomic window (Rhododendron vialii isolate Sample 1 chromosome 4a, ASM3025357v1):
TGGACATGACAAATTATGCAGTAAGTTTCAGGCTAGCatcttaaaattatttttttttgaaagggaaGCATCTTTAAATAGGATTGTTTGAAATTGCACTTCTCATTTGTCTGCATGATGCTTTCACTGAGTTGTAGAACTTGGTAGATCAATATcagcttcaaaaattgatggaagaCACACATCTACAAGCACAAGAGTCAATTGCAATGGTACGTTCACAAGCATTTGGAGTTCAATGTTTTATGGTTTAAATTTGGCTTACTTATTTAGTTTCTATTAGGAGCGAGAAATTCACGATCTTCGGAGGCAGATGAATGATTTAGTTGACGAAAGAGAGAGGTAAGTCAATCCCTACTACCTTGTCGCAGTGtacttttcctcttttttcccGTATGTTCTATTAACCAATAAACCGGATCCATAGGTGATAGTTGATACTaataaaatcattttcttaTGATTTACCCAAGATAGTTTACCCAAGATAGAAATCTGCATGTAGATGCAACGTTTACATGAGAAAATTGGATATTCCCTGTTCTGGCCAATAAGTACTTGGGCCAAAGTTTGAGCTAAAGAATTGAACTACAGATGGAATGACATTAAACAATTCTCCAGTCCACTCTCTAGTTAACGGGGCCACCATTACGGATTTGGGAAATGAGTGCTTCTATGTGTTTCTGTAGAGAGCATACTTGGCAATCGGTGCTGCAAAGGGAATGAAAATGAATGCAAAAGAGAATCAATTTCACATGGTCATTTTCTTGGTAGGTAAACGAGACAAAAACTGACGCCGAGTCGCCGACAGATGTCTATTTAGTTTGTTCTTTTTCTAACCCAACCAAAGAACATAAAGAATTTGGTTTCTTTCAgttcctttcattttcctctttCCCATTATTTTCTTATCCTTTCCGTTCAGTAATCAAAGACCCAGATATCACACTACTGTCTTGGTCTCTGGGGAGAATTAGCGTACAGAATTCATTTCTGATTATAGACCTGGTCACCTGGGTGATTGGAACTATTTATGATGTCTTTAACAGTTAATGTAATAAGTGGGGCTCTTTACTTATCTGGAAATAGTATAGTCATGAGGATAGACTGGAGTGCCTAGCTTTATGTCGGAACTACACTGACAATACAGTCATTCACATTCTAAATTTTAGGATAATTAGTCTGTGGGTTCTATTTTTAGATGCATTTCGGAAGTATATAGAAGACAAAATGATGTACTTGCTGCCGAAATCACTGTTGAACAACTACAAGAACGGGAGCAGTTGCTTGCCGCACAAAATGAAATGCTGAAGGTAATACTTCTGTGTAGACACTTCACTCCAACAACAGTAGCATCTTCATGTTTTGCTTTTTTGTAGCATCTTAATTTGAAATGCCAATAATTCAGCAAATCAAGACTTTCTTCAGCTTGCTGCTATTGCTATGTTTTCTTTAGGTGGACAATAGCAATTTGAAGAGGAGGATTGTGGAACTGGATGAGATGGTGAAGAAACTATTTGGAACGCAAAATGTACCTCTTCAAATTCAACAACAGAGGAAGAACAAGGCAGGATTTTAAATACATGTCTTTTCTGCCTGTTTTCATGCAACCAATGGAAATCCCTCTTCCCACTTCTAATAATAGTGACCTGTTTCTCATGTGCCAAAATTTCCTTGGTCCAATAGGAGAACTTGTTGAAGCAGCAGGATAGCACTGATCTTACCAGGCAATTGGCTAAGtcagaaaaaattatttccagaGTGAATGACGAACTAGCTCAGTATCGTAGCTTTGAAAGGCAGAGACAGACTTGATGTATTGCATGTTATAGAAAGAAGAATGAGGCAAGTGACTTGTGTAATATGCTGGATGAACtttatgcaaaaataaaaatttgtttgatcTGGTCCTTTTTATGGAACCTCAAACTATTAACAGGAAGCAGAAGGTGCCAGGCTCATTCTAGTTAAACTGTATAGTGGGTATGCAGTCCAGTATAACTTTACTACTGAAAGAGAGTCAAGGCTAGAGCTTGGGAATGTGGAAGAGGAGACTGTTCGGATTGTTCTTCCAGTGCTCTTCCAGACTAACAAGAGGTGATTATCACTTCCTCTATTTTCCTGCCATTTCATTTTCGTGGGGTTCAGAACATTAGTTCCTGACCCAACAGAGTCAATTTATCGGGTAATGTGGTTCTATGCCAACGGGATGTCCAATCATGTAAGTATTGCTGCAGTTCACTGTTTCGTCATTTGGTTGAGTCAACTTCCAATTGCTTAGATGTGGATTATTACAATGGCCAATTATCAGCTTCTCAATGTCTGTTATTTCAAAGATTCCAGATATTACTGAGCAAACTGCTAGTAGCTAACTTTAATTCTTTGCTTGATGCAGATTGGACATTAATGTATTGTAAAGTGCATGCAAGTCACACGAATGCTCGGagttaattttcttttgctggctccgtgcaatttttttttttcttctgtttttgaGTGAGTGAGGGGATAGTCATTTGTaagctttttgtttttgttttttttttgtgtgtagcATGGAGACATTTGCTGTATATTTCGCTTTTTTCTCACCAAACCAGTGAAAACGTGTTAATTCTTGGTTTGTTTCATCCCATTGGAAAACCAATTCAGTGTTCAGTTTCCTTAATTTGCAAAGCATGAAAAAATGAGTCAAAAAGGGTCTTCaatcatcaaaatcaacaaGTGAACAGTCCAGcacaaaaaaatggagagagagatcatcatcaattttgtgtgagagagagagatcatcgTCAATTTTGTCCAAGTCGAGAGTATACAACGTACCAAAAAGTGAACAAAATCATAACTGGTCAAGGATCTATATACAGGATTTATTGGAGCTATAGCTATAACTGTAGTGGCTTGTCCATTGAGGCTACTACACACGACCAGAAATTCTTCTTTGATCTAGGTATTATGATGCACTTGACTGATGATAATTTAATTTCTCAGTTCTCAATATGTTCTAGGATTTCCCAATCTTATGCCGTGCTTTAgccattgtttggtttgaggcAGTTAAAGAATGTGTGCACTATAGAGAAATGAAATAGGTGATTCTCTACGAAAATTGTTACTAGGTTGCGGTCATTAGCATAATTTCTTTGAATGTGTGATGTTTGTGTTTAGTTCCTAGAAAATTTGTGGCTACTTTGTCTTCTGTCCAATATTTGTCCTATTAAGCCATTTGTACAAACCTTGATGCAGCCGATCCATTTGGTTCCATTtgccaaaaagaagaaacagaTACATTAAAAGATGTAAAGACAGATGCCTGTGGAGAAAGATGGTTCACTATATACTGCTGGATTTGGATAACTAGGTTTAGTATTCGACTTCTCTGTATGAGAATTTCGATTCTTGTTATATGAAATAAAGCTATAAGATGTAAAATACTATAGTTACATAGTAACATGTTCTGCAgttaaatctttcttttcttttttgagactATTTAATCTACAACTTTAAGTGCAGGCATATCGTCTTTCTTCACCTTCCCTTACTGTCAGCTTGCTATGATGCACTTGTTTCTTCATCGCTAACTGTAATAGGATAAAAATAAAGTTAACCTGCAGTTGTAGTATAATTATAATCTAATCCATAGATCTGTCAGATGTCATAGAATGAAAGAGTTATGTCACGCAGGCAGAAAACATAACCTATTTCTGATATTTCTTACCTGTAATTCTGTATCACCAGTAAAAAAGTGTAGATTTTTGGAAGTCAATTTGTCATTTTCTGTGTTAAAACCCTAAGCAGAGAGTACCTTCACATGATTTTGCCTACGGAAACTATTTCAATCCCACTGGTTTAGAGTGAAGAAAACCAAATGTAACCCCATGTAGCTTCTATTTCCTGAGGGCAGAGGCCCACAGTTCATGCTTCTTATTTAACCTAATTTTTCTTTgcagaaagagagaaaatttcaatGAAAAGTAAGGTCAATAGCCGGTAAAATACATAATTAGAAACTGAAAAGGAACTACAAACCATTTGTTGCACATGGTCAGTCAATTACCGACTATGAAGCAAAGAATATGGTTCACCTTGAATCCTCAAACTTGGTAACCAGCCTCATGTACTGATCACGAGCCTCTGGGTGGCGAACCATGGACTGGACCCTTGCCAGAGCTTTCTCAACTCCTGCAAATTTTTGTTTCCGTCCAATTCGTAAAAAATCATATTCATCATTCTTCTCAGAGTCAGGACGTACGTTTCCAATTGTCTCTTGCATCCGAAATCCTCGCAAACCAGGCCCTTTTCGTCTCCAACGCAGTATTGCCTTTTCAACAATGCTAACAGACCAAACAACCTTCTTGTATTGCTTACGGACTTGATGTCCTCTCACATGAGCCTGAAGCCAATTgtgaaataaacaaaaaaacctcATCATATCTGAATCAATACGTAAAAGAAATCTAATCCTTTAGGTTTTCATGAAGAGAGGTAGCCAACGAAACCTAGAGCTAGAAGTAAATATAGACGTGTCAAATAAAACCAGATAGCTATTAATCCCAAAACGCCGAGctgttgaaaattgaaaaaaagttgGTGTTGGGGCTTGAAAATAACTTGATACAGAGTCCTATCATAAACACTTCATAATGGTAGGGACTAAATATCAAATCAAATGCAATATATGGGAATAAATGAAACATGGTACTTTTCTGACACAAGCAAGTTGTTGAATAGTGCAAGCTAAAGTAACACGTAACACGATGAATCACAAAATGGAATAAACAAGTAATTTCAAAAACCTATAACAAAACACAGAAGCAAAGGCACACCAATGAGAGAAGCATACCTGAATTTTCACAACACGGTTCCTTATCTTCAGAAATTCTTTCCTGCCCTTCCAGCTACGGTACTTCTGCTGGATCTTTACAGCAGCAGAATGCAAATAATCCTCAAAATGACTAACCTTTCGGACCTTGTTCAATAATCCAAGGGAAACAAGGTCAACTGAAGATTCAGAAATGTTATTGTTACTCCTAGTAAGTTGTCTATGACGGAACGAACAAGCTCTAAAAGCAGTATGTATTAGGGCAGCTGCATGAGCAGATTTCCTAACAGCAGCAAGAGAACCTCTCAAGGAATGCTCCTCATCTGTTTGCTGAGGTGATAAAATATTTTGTGCTGCAGTCTCCAAAGCCTTTTCTGCTGCAATACTAGCAGCAGCACTTTCCATAGAATTTTCATTGAGAGTCAAAGAAGAAAGATGACTGGTTAGATCTGCTTCCGCCAAATATCCTGCGATCCCTTTGTGTCCTCTACTTGATGCTAAATCAGCAGCAGTTTGTCCTCCTGGAGATGCTGATGTTGGATCATCAACAGCACCCGCAGATGCACCCAATCTAATGAGTGCAATCACTGCTTCCTCTCTGGTTTATAAATCCAAAAGAGTGTAATCAGAAATTTGATGTTAATAATACAATAACGAGGGTACATGATGTTGTAAACTAAATACACACCAATACAAGATACAAAGCTACAAGCTGTACACCAGGCTGATCCaatatgaatttgaaaaaggtCTATCAATAGTATAAGGTGTTAATCGATGAATGAAAGGCAGACTTAAAATTATCAATTGCCATTCAAGATAATAACCTGACCTCCCATAGTATGCCGCCCAGTGAAGCGCTGTCTTTCCTCGTGTATCTCTGAAATTGGGACTGACACCGGCTGCTACTATGGGGTCCATGGCCCACGCAAAACCAAGACCAGCTGCCAAGTGAATAAGCCCTTGGCCTTCATTGTCCAAAATATGGGGTCCTTTACCTCCTTCATGTACTTTGCAGATAAGCCATTCATAAAGTTTGCCCTTCACCAAGTACTCAATCAATGCATCTCCAGGGTTTACAACACTATATCCTTCATAAAACATGACGGCATTCTCAACTGTTTCTGAACTAATTTTGCTTTTAGTTTTCAGTGAAGTGATATTCTTCTTGAGCTCACATTTATCACATCCAAATACAGAGCAATTCAACCACTTTCTCTCAGAGCCAACATCTAGCATTTTGCCTAGTCGTACTTGAAACCGCACTTCATCTTCTGGTGAAGCTTTAACAGTTGCAGAAGATGAAGCTTCTGGTGGTTTTTCACAATATTCAAACTCACGCACCTCACTACAGGCCAACCTATTACTGCATGTTATATATAGGGGAACTCGCCCAGGAGCATGAAAAGGAACTTGACAGCGAATAACATTGTCAGCCAAAACTTCAGCAGAGGCCTCAATTTCACCAAACATACAGCACCACTTCAAACTACCAGAATGTTTCTTTTCCCCCAGAAAAGTACCGGTGATTAAAACCTGTGGGAAAGCGTTCATTATGCACCAACATCAATAAGTAGCAGTATATCTAAAGCAACACAACTTGCTGCCATTTTTTATGAGGAAATAATGGAAAATCACGCATTAACAAATGCATACTTTGGTTTCAATGCCAGAATAGGCCCAATCTGGTGCAAAATCAGAGATACTAAACAGCTGATCTCGAGAAAGAGAAGGGCCCACTGAATCAATATTCAACTGCATATGATCCGAGGCGCTGGATActtccttttcattttctgtaTCAAACGTGTTCCAATAGTTGCCAGAGTTAGAGGCCATCAAAGAATCATCACAATCTCCACCAATTTCTTTATCCATCCATCTCCCAAAGCTGTCAAGTTTCTTAAGCTCTCCAGCTTCATCATTATTTGCTCTACCTACCAGAGCATCACCTTTGGCCGTAGAAGGTAATTTTTCTGGGGAGCTAGAATTATCTTGAGAATGGGGCTCAAGTAAGAGACAATCTTGTTCCTGTGCTAACAAAACATGGTGTTAATGTCACTTGTCCTTTCCTCTACATGATATAACCATAGATAACAATGCTATCCTGAAGTACAAACAGAAGAATAAAGAGTAATAATTGCTAATAGTTTTAGATCAATCAGAATAGGAATTCAATACCTATACTAGCTCTAAAAATTTTGCAGACAAAGCATAGTAATGGCATAGTTTAAAAAACAATGTTAGGAAGGCCGTTACGAATGCTAGCTTATCATCCTCTTTACTTCAGTTGATCACCAATATCATCAAAGAAAATGCAATTTAGTTGAATCCAGTTATGATGCCCATAGATACCTATTTCTTTCACAAAGATAACCTTGATGCCTACATGTACAAATGAAGTAGATACTCAAGATTCAACCAACATGTCAAGTACTCGAGATATTTAAACCACATTGATTCAAACTTAACACAATACTTCTCATTTAtcgttgttctttttttgtatgACTGCATCCACCAGTACGCCAAATGAAGACCCAAAACTCTCCTGAATATTCTCTTCCTTCACTATTACCACTTACCCTCCACCTATCCAActtaaaaacaatgaaaaactaAGGTGGAAATATGCTAAAATTCGACCtttccaaaatcttcatcatcTAAGAACAGGTTCACCAaagcaaaaacacaaaacaagagATCACAGGACCCTTGGAATGCACTGTACATCGCATACCTGAGTTACTCTCAGGTCATCGGGACTTATCATATCTCCACATCTCACATCTTTAACTGTATTCTCGCCATCCAATCTGGCATCTATCAGCTTACGAGTTAAGAAATCAGCTGCGTTCAGTTGATTGATGATGAATTTCTGGTCATGCTTATGATATAAGTTCCCACTCGAACCATGTATATTAGCCCCAATGGATTGTCCATTACTACAGTTAAAGCTAGCTCCAAGAAATCCTGTATCCAGATGGCCACTTGACAACTCCAGAAGTCCTGAAGAAGGAAgcaaatcaaaatattttaaatccTATTTAGAAATTATTTGATGAATCAAATTTCTGTACACTTTGAAGCAGAGTGGTGCCTTTAATTTTCATAGCCCTTCACAAGAAATATTAATGGACTTACAGTGCATCATTAGCTTCAATTTTTGTCAacgaaaaaaatccaaataaatcTTATGCAAAGGGTGGTATTCGCATGGTAAGAAATGTTTCCTTTTGCAAGTTTGAAATCAGTGTCCAATCAACTCATACAAAAGCTCAAAGCAGATGTTGTAAGCGTCTATAGTAATAAGTGTTTAATGCGCCGAAATGAACAGTTTCAGTTGcatgatttcaaaaaaatgtgGGCTTACATACTAAAGTGGCCCTTTATATGCCCTTCAACCACAACTATGGTTACGATACATAAGCCCCTCCCAAGGCTCATTTATAAGTTTATAGTCCTCATTAGAACTCACGAGTCCAAAATTCAACATAAACCTTCTTGATGTCGCAGAATACTAGCATCGCAATGTATCTTTACCTGTTTTATTGCCTGCAAGTGATAATGCATTATGAGGCCTTCAACCACCATTATGGTTACGATACATAAGCCCCTCCCAAGGCTCATTTATAAGTTTATAGTCCTCATTAGAACTCACGAGTCCAAAATTCAACATAAACCTTCTTGATGACGCAGAATACTAGCATCGCAATGTATCTTTACCTGTTTTATTGCCTGCAACTGATAATGCATTATGAGGTAAAGAACCGCAAACTGTTAGAGCAAGAGAAGAGGTTCCTGGATCTTTTCCAGGATCTCTGTCCTCAAATGCAGAAGACAATGTCTGTTCATTCCAATCAACTGCATTCGGACTAGATGCATAAGGTGTTTGTTCACTCCAATCCACTGAATTCAGACTTGATGCATAAGACGTTTGAAGTGTTGAAACAGGGGAGTGAGTTTGTTCCAAGGAAGGCACACTTCCAGGTTGTGACCCTCGATCAACATTAAGCAAACGTGAGACATCCAATTTGTTACCCTGCATGTGGCATATCAGGAGCGATCAGAATAATAGACTGTGGGCGAAACCAATAATTCCAGAGAAAGTAAGCAACCATCTCAATGCTAACAAAAGGTAACAAAGTTTTTGGAAGTCTTTACATGGCCAACATTAACACCTAAATATAGAGGGTCACCAAAGCTGCAGAATGGGAGGCCCTTCCTATAGCTTTAGTTCATATAACAAGAAACAAATTTCTCATACAGAGTATTCTAATGTATTGAAACAAATCAAGAAGCTGAAAACACAGTCACTGCACCTAGTTATCGAAATCCAGCAATAGCTACTGAACCGTCTTTCTCCAAAACCTCTGTATTTACATCTTTAAATATATCCGTTTCTTCTTTCTGGTAAATGGAACCAAATGGATCGGGTGCATCAAGGTTTGTGAAAATGGCTTAATAGGACAATTTTTGGAAAGGAGATG
Coding sequences:
- the LOC131321997 gene encoding calmodulin-binding transcription activator 3-like isoform X1, which gives rise to MAESRRYGPTEPLNLEQILQEAQQRWLRPMEICEILRNHKTFQLASEPPNRPQAGSLFLFNRKILRYFRKDGHRWRKKKDGKTIKEAHEKLKAGSVDVLHCYYAHGEDNENFQRRSYWMLHEQLENIVLVHYREVKEGNKLDVSRLLNVDRGSQPGSVPSLEQTHSPVSTLQTSYASSLNSVDWSEQTPYASSPNAVDWNEQTLSSAFEDRDPGKDPGTSSLALTVCGSLPHNALSVAGNKTGLLELSSGHLDTGFLGASFNCSNGQSIGANIHGSSGNLYHKHDQKFIINQLNAADFLTRKLIDARLDGENTVKDVRCGDMISPDDLRVTQVCDEQDCLLLEPHSQDNSSSPEKLPSTAKGDALVGRANNDEAGELKKLDSFGRWMDKEIGGDCDDSLMASNSGNYWNTFDTENEKEVSSASDHMQLNIDSVGPSLSRDQLFSISDFAPDWAYSGIETKVLITGTFLGEKKHSGSLKWCCMFGEIEASAEVLADNVIRCQVPFHAPGRVPLYITCSNRLACSEVREFEYCEKPPEASSSATVKASPEDEVRFQVRLGKMLDVGSERKWLNCSVFGCDKCELKKNITSLKTKSKISSETVENAVMFYEGYSVVNPGDALIEYLVKGKLYEWLICKVHEGGKGPHILDNEGQGLIHLAAGLGFAWAMDPIVAAGVSPNFRDTRGKTALHWAAYYGREEAVIALIRLGASAGAVDDPTSASPGGQTAADLASSRGHKGIAGYLAEADLTSHLSSLTLNENSMESAAASIAAEKALETAAQNILSPQQTDEEHSLRGSLAAVRKSAHAAALIHTAFRACSFRHRQLTRSNNNISESSVDLVSLGLLNKVRKVSHFEDYLHSAAVKIQQKYRSWKGRKEFLKIRNRVVKIQAHVRGHQVRKQYKKVVWSVSIVEKAILRWRRKGPGLRGFRMQETIGNVRPDSEKNDEYDFLRIGRKQKFAGVEKALARVQSMVRHPEARDQYMRLVTKFEDSS
- the LOC131321997 gene encoding calmodulin-binding transcription activator 3-like isoform X2, yielding MAESRRYGPTEPLNLEQILQEAQQRWLRPMEICEILRNHKTFQLASEPPNRPQAGSLFLFNRKILRYFRKDGHRWRKKKDGKTIKEAHEKLKAGSVDVLHCYYAHGEDNENFQRRSYWMLHEQLENIVLVHYREVKEGNKLDVSRLLNVDRGSQPGSVPSLEQTHSPVSTLQTSYASSLNSVDWSEQTPYASSPNAVDWNEQTLSSAFEDRDPGKDPGTSSLALTVCGSLPHNALSVAGNKTGLLELSSGHLDTGFLGASFNCSNGQSIGANIHGSSGNLYHKHDQKFIINQLNAADFLTRKLIDARLDGENTVKDVRCGDMISPDDLRVTQEQDCLLLEPHSQDNSSSPEKLPSTAKGDALVGRANNDEAGELKKLDSFGRWMDKEIGGDCDDSLMASNSGNYWNTFDTENEKEVSSASDHMQLNIDSVGPSLSRDQLFSISDFAPDWAYSGIETKVLITGTFLGEKKHSGSLKWCCMFGEIEASAEVLADNVIRCQVPFHAPGRVPLYITCSNRLACSEVREFEYCEKPPEASSSATVKASPEDEVRFQVRLGKMLDVGSERKWLNCSVFGCDKCELKKNITSLKTKSKISSETVENAVMFYEGYSVVNPGDALIEYLVKGKLYEWLICKVHEGGKGPHILDNEGQGLIHLAAGLGFAWAMDPIVAAGVSPNFRDTRGKTALHWAAYYGREEAVIALIRLGASAGAVDDPTSASPGGQTAADLASSRGHKGIAGYLAEADLTSHLSSLTLNENSMESAAASIAAEKALETAAQNILSPQQTDEEHSLRGSLAAVRKSAHAAALIHTAFRACSFRHRQLTRSNNNISESSVDLVSLGLLNKVRKVSHFEDYLHSAAVKIQQKYRSWKGRKEFLKIRNRVVKIQAHVRGHQVRKQYKKVVWSVSIVEKAILRWRRKGPGLRGFRMQETIGNVRPDSEKNDEYDFLRIGRKQKFAGVEKALARVQSMVRHPEARDQYMRLVTKFEDSS
- the LOC131321997 gene encoding calmodulin-binding transcription activator 3-like isoform X3, translating into MAESRRYGPTEPLTGSLFLFNRKILRYFRKDGHRWRKKKDGKTIKEAHEKLKAGSVDVLHCYYAHGEDNENFQRRSYWMLHEQLENIVLVHYREVKEGNKLDVSRLLNVDRGSQPGSVPSLEQTHSPVSTLQTSYASSLNSVDWSEQTPYASSPNAVDWNEQTLSSAFEDRDPGKDPGTSSLALTVCGSLPHNALSVAGNKTGLLELSSGHLDTGFLGASFNCSNGQSIGANIHGSSGNLYHKHDQKFIINQLNAADFLTRKLIDARLDGENTVKDVRCGDMISPDDLRVTQEQDCLLLEPHSQDNSSSPEKLPSTAKGDALVGRANNDEAGELKKLDSFGRWMDKEIGGDCDDSLMASNSGNYWNTFDTENEKEVSSASDHMQLNIDSVGPSLSRDQLFSISDFAPDWAYSGIETKVLITGTFLGEKKHSGSLKWCCMFGEIEASAEVLADNVIRCQVPFHAPGRVPLYITCSNRLACSEVREFEYCEKPPEASSSATVKASPEDEVRFQVRLGKMLDVGSERKWLNCSVFGCDKCELKKNITSLKTKSKISSETVENAVMFYEGYSVVNPGDALIEYLVKGKLYEWLICKVHEGGKGPHILDNEGQGLIHLAAGLGFAWAMDPIVAAGVSPNFRDTRGKTALHWAAYYGREEAVIALIRLGASAGAVDDPTSASPGGQTAADLASSRGHKGIAGYLAEADLTSHLSSLTLNENSMESAAASIAAEKALETAAQNILSPQQTDEEHSLRGSLAAVRKSAHAAALIHTAFRACSFRHRQLTRSNNNISESSVDLVSLGLLNKVRKVSHFEDYLHSAAVKIQQKYRSWKGRKEFLKIRNRVVKIQAHVRGHQVRKQYKKVVWSVSIVEKAILRWRRKGPGLRGFRMQETIGNVRPDSEKNDEYDFLRIGRKQKFAGVEKALARVQSMVRHPEARDQYMRLVTKFEDSS